The Kitasatospora paranensis genome has a window encoding:
- the nuoH gene encoding NADH-quinone oxidoreductase subunit NuoH, with amino-acid sequence MIDTLLRCVATLAVFLVLPLVIGQTEHKVMAHMQGRLGPMYAGGFHGWAQLVADGVKFAQKEDIVPAGADRKVFQLAPAVSLLPYLVVLLAIPVGPGGFVGQAIDAGIFFVLAVMGIGVLGSLMAGWASANKFSLLGGLRTAAQLMSYELPMLLAAASVAMAAGTVSLPGIVDAFHWWWIPWQALGAFVFFTAGLAELQRPPFDMPVADSEIIFGAYTEYTGLRFAFFLLSEYAGILVVSALTTVLFLGGWHGPMPDSLGWLWTLLKTFALAFVVIWLRVTYPRLREDQLMRFAWTGLIPLALIQLALTGIVKVAIS; translated from the coding sequence CTGATCGACACGCTGCTGCGCTGCGTCGCCACCCTGGCGGTCTTCCTGGTGCTCCCGCTGGTCATCGGCCAGACCGAGCACAAGGTGATGGCGCACATGCAGGGCCGGCTCGGTCCGATGTACGCCGGAGGATTCCACGGCTGGGCACAGCTGGTCGCCGACGGCGTGAAGTTCGCCCAGAAGGAGGACATCGTCCCGGCGGGCGCCGACCGCAAGGTCTTCCAGCTCGCCCCCGCGGTGTCGCTGCTGCCCTACCTGGTGGTGCTGCTCGCCATCCCGGTCGGGCCGGGCGGCTTCGTCGGGCAGGCGATCGACGCGGGCATCTTCTTCGTGCTCGCGGTGATGGGGATCGGCGTGCTCGGCTCGCTGATGGCGGGCTGGGCCTCGGCCAACAAGTTCTCCCTGCTGGGCGGTCTGCGCACGGCGGCCCAGCTGATGTCGTACGAGCTGCCGATGCTGCTGGCCGCCGCGTCGGTGGCGATGGCGGCCGGCACGGTGTCGCTGCCGGGCATCGTCGACGCGTTCCACTGGTGGTGGATCCCGTGGCAGGCCCTGGGCGCGTTCGTGTTCTTCACGGCCGGCCTCGCCGAGCTCCAGCGGCCGCCGTTCGACATGCCGGTGGCCGACTCGGAGATCATCTTCGGCGCGTACACCGAGTACACCGGCCTGCGGTTCGCGTTCTTCCTGCTCTCCGAGTACGCGGGCATCCTGGTGGTCTCCGCCCTGACCACGGTGCTCTTCCTCGGCGGCTGGCACGGCCCGATGCCCGACTCGCTCGGCTGGCTGTGGACCCTGCTCAAGACCTTCGCGCTGGCCTTCGTGGTGATCTGGCTCCGGGTCACCTACCCCCGCCTGCGCGAGGACCAGCTGATGCGCTTCGCGTGGACGGGGCTCATCCCGCTCGCGCTCATCCAGCTGGCCCTCACCGGCATCGTCAAGGTGGCGATCTCCTGA
- the nuoK gene encoding NADH-quinone oxidoreductase subunit NuoK: MHLVYPAVLAALLFSVGVYGVLARRNVVLVLMSVELMLNAVNLNLVAFDAWLRDALHAGQALTLFTITVAAAEIGLGLAVVLLVFRTRGTADVDRLTALGDPSEAVEEPAVATAPEGRAA; encoded by the coding sequence ATGCACCTCGTCTACCCTGCCGTCCTCGCCGCGCTGCTGTTCAGCGTCGGCGTCTACGGCGTGCTCGCCCGGCGCAACGTCGTCCTGGTGCTGATGTCCGTCGAGCTGATGCTCAACGCCGTCAACCTGAACCTGGTCGCCTTCGACGCCTGGCTGCGCGACGCCCTGCACGCCGGACAGGCACTCACCCTGTTCACCATCACCGTCGCCGCCGCCGAGATCGGCCTGGGCCTCGCCGTCGTCCTGCTGGTCTTCCGCACCCGCGGTACCGCCGACGTCGACCGGCTCACCGCCCTCGGCGACCCGTCCGAGGCAGTCGAGGAGCCGGCCGTCGCCACCGCACCGGAGGGCCGGGCCGCATGA
- a CDS encoding NADH-quinone oxidoreductase subunit L yields MNLALPVLVPALPALGAAATLATGRRYPALARPLAILPVATAAVLALVVALQLGSGRSLDAGTRLTPTGGPDIALALHLDGFGVLIAVLVGLVATCVQVYSTAYLRDDPRYPSYAALVSLFTAAMFLVVYSGDLIVLLVGWEVMGICSYFLIGHHWETADARSASLKAFLVTKLGDVPFLFGLFLLGADAHSFRITDVLAAAAQGRLGHPTLIALLLLAGVAGKSAQFPLHTWLPDAMAGPTPVSALIHAATMVAAGIYLVARLMPVFLLSGAALVVLAVMAAVTMIGSALCALAQDDLKRVLAYSTVGQLGYMAGALASGDRDAAVFHLISHGVFKALLFLAAGVVIHAAHTNSISAMSRMPGLRSRVPDAYWTMGIGLVALVGLPPFAGFFSKEAVLSAAEHAAHGEALTRGVGPASAVPEAAGWIVLVSALLTALLTAAYATRLWLVAFHGRATAAAAAPAPAAGAPYSPEIDEADPATAEPAAMRWPLWVLAVPAMAFGVTALRDGWLPAFLDGGPLRPSTTTAVLGTGLALAGILIAYAAWRSLSARQAVRPGPADRVPEQAGPPAAERLPADPGPLLLGPLYRPAQHGFGVDRLYSALFVRPTEAAARLVRFLDREVVESYVRGTGHGANALGWLVRRAQNGNAQAYLNALLAGAVLLAVLVAVGT; encoded by the coding sequence ATGAACCTCGCGCTCCCCGTCCTCGTCCCCGCGCTGCCCGCACTCGGCGCCGCCGCCACCCTCGCCACCGGCCGGCGGTACCCCGCGCTCGCCCGGCCGCTGGCGATCCTCCCGGTCGCCACCGCCGCCGTGCTGGCCCTCGTCGTCGCGCTGCAGCTCGGCAGCGGCCGCAGCCTGGACGCCGGCACCCGGCTCACCCCCACCGGCGGCCCCGACATCGCCCTCGCGCTCCACCTGGACGGCTTCGGGGTGCTGATCGCCGTCCTGGTCGGCCTGGTCGCCACCTGCGTGCAGGTGTACTCCACCGCCTACCTGAGGGACGACCCCCGCTACCCCTCGTACGCGGCGCTGGTCTCGCTCTTCACCGCGGCCATGTTCCTGGTCGTCTACTCCGGCGACCTGATCGTGCTGCTGGTCGGCTGGGAGGTCATGGGCATCTGCTCGTACTTCCTGATCGGCCACCACTGGGAGACCGCCGACGCCCGCTCCGCCTCGCTCAAGGCCTTCCTGGTCACCAAGCTCGGCGACGTGCCGTTCCTGTTCGGCCTCTTCCTGCTCGGCGCGGACGCGCACAGCTTCCGGATCACCGACGTGCTGGCCGCCGCCGCGCAGGGCCGCCTCGGCCACCCCACGCTGATCGCGCTGCTGCTGCTCGCCGGCGTGGCCGGCAAGAGCGCGCAATTCCCGCTGCACACCTGGCTCCCCGACGCGATGGCCGGCCCGACCCCGGTGTCCGCGCTGATCCACGCCGCCACCATGGTCGCCGCCGGCATCTACCTGGTCGCCCGGCTGATGCCGGTCTTCCTGCTGTCCGGTGCCGCCCTGGTCGTGCTGGCCGTGATGGCCGCCGTCACCATGATCGGCTCGGCGCTGTGCGCCCTCGCCCAGGACGACCTCAAGCGGGTGCTCGCCTACTCGACCGTCGGCCAGCTCGGCTACATGGCCGGCGCGCTGGCCAGCGGCGACCGCGACGCGGCCGTCTTCCACCTGATCAGCCACGGCGTGTTCAAGGCGCTGCTGTTCCTCGCCGCCGGCGTGGTCATCCACGCCGCGCACACCAACTCGATCTCCGCGATGTCCCGCATGCCCGGGCTGCGCAGCCGCGTCCCGGACGCCTACTGGACGATGGGCATCGGCCTGGTCGCGCTGGTCGGCCTGCCCCCGTTCGCGGGCTTCTTCTCCAAGGAGGCGGTGCTCTCCGCCGCCGAGCACGCCGCCCACGGCGAGGCCCTCACCCGCGGCGTCGGACCGGCGTCGGCCGTCCCCGAGGCCGCCGGCTGGATCGTCCTGGTCTCCGCGCTGCTGACGGCGCTGCTCACCGCCGCCTACGCCACCCGGCTCTGGCTGGTCGCCTTCCACGGCCGGGCCACGGCGGCGGCCGCCGCCCCGGCCCCCGCCGCCGGGGCGCCGTACTCGCCGGAGATCGACGAGGCCGACCCGGCCACCGCCGAACCGGCGGCGATGCGCTGGCCGCTGTGGGTGCTGGCCGTCCCCGCGATGGCCTTCGGCGTCACCGCACTGCGCGACGGCTGGCTGCCCGCGTTCCTCGACGGCGGCCCGCTCCGCCCCTCGACCACCACCGCCGTCCTCGGCACCGGCCTCGCGCTGGCCGGCATCCTGATCGCGTACGCCGCCTGGCGCTCGCTCAGCGCCCGGCAGGCCGTCCGTCCCGGGCCGGCCGATCGGGTCCCCGAGCAGGCCGGGCCGCCGGCCGCCGAGAGACTGCCCGCCGACCCGGGCCCCCTGCTGCTCGGCCCGCTGTACCGCCCGGCGCAGCACGGCTTCGGTGTGGACCGGCTGTACAGCGCCTTGTTCGTCCGGCCGACCGAGGCCGCCGCCCGGCTCGTCCGCTTCCTCGACCGCGAGGTCGTCGAGAGCTACGTCCGCGGCACCGGGCACGGCGCCAATGCGCTCGGCTGGCTGGTGCGCCGCGCCCAGAACGGCAACGCCCAGGCCTACCTGAACGCGCTGCTGGCCGGAGCCGTCCTGCTCGCCGTCCTGGTGGCGGTCGGCACATGA
- a CDS encoding glycosyltransferase: MSRDIFIVSNSVDELGGVASWSHRMAELLSGRGHRVQLIGITPAVLHKDFGDDLPYTMTTLHDEQPPPAWTPRYPWQQLDVRARRRSAARAAGMREAAERMNALFRTARPGAVVIVTQVWAMEWVALADLKGLHVIGMSHESFETCRASSRFARVQRYYADVDRLVVLTDEDADAWIRQGMNSTCGIPNPLPFPVAGTGAPAARTVVSIGRLHQEKGVDLLLETWAEAVADRPGWQLRIYGLGEEEEALRAQCSSLGLDGSVEFAGRTDDVPGVLAGAGVFVLSSRGEGFPISLMEAMACGVPCVAFDCAPGVHEIVRDGEDGLLAQVGNTSALARQLGRLMDDQELRDAMGERARAAIGRYAPERVLDRWEELFALLEA, encoded by the coding sequence ATGAGCCGCGACATCTTCATCGTCAGCAACAGCGTGGACGAGCTCGGCGGCGTCGCCAGCTGGTCGCACCGGATGGCCGAGCTGCTGAGCGGCCGCGGCCACCGCGTGCAGCTGATCGGCATCACCCCCGCCGTCCTGCACAAGGACTTCGGCGACGATCTGCCCTACACGATGACCACGCTCCACGACGAGCAGCCGCCGCCGGCGTGGACGCCCCGCTACCCCTGGCAGCAGCTGGACGTCCGGGCGCGCCGGCGCAGCGCGGCCCGCGCGGCCGGCATGCGGGAGGCCGCCGAGCGGATGAACGCCCTGTTCCGGACGGCCCGTCCGGGCGCGGTGGTGATCGTCACCCAGGTCTGGGCGATGGAGTGGGTGGCCCTCGCCGACCTGAAGGGCCTTCACGTGATCGGGATGAGCCACGAGTCGTTCGAGACCTGCCGCGCCTCCTCCCGGTTCGCCCGGGTGCAGCGCTACTACGCCGACGTGGACCGGCTGGTGGTGCTGACCGACGAGGACGCCGACGCCTGGATCCGCCAGGGCATGAACTCCACCTGCGGCATCCCGAACCCGCTGCCCTTCCCGGTCGCCGGGACGGGCGCACCGGCTGCCCGGACGGTCGTCTCGATCGGCCGGCTGCACCAGGAGAAGGGCGTCGATCTGCTGCTGGAGACCTGGGCCGAGGCGGTCGCCGACCGGCCGGGCTGGCAGCTGAGGATCTACGGTCTCGGCGAGGAGGAGGAGGCGCTGCGGGCCCAGTGCAGCAGCCTCGGGCTGGACGGCTCGGTCGAGTTCGCGGGCCGGACGGACGACGTACCGGGCGTGCTCGCCGGGGCCGGGGTGTTCGTGCTCTCCTCCCGCGGCGAGGGCTTCCCGATCTCGCTGATGGAGGCGATGGCCTGCGGTGTGCCGTGCGTGGCCTTCGACTGCGCGCCGGGTGTGCACGAGATCGTCCGGGACGGCGAGGACGGCCTGCTCGCGCAGGTCGGCAACACCTCGGCGCTGGCGCGCCAGCTCGGGCGGCTGATGGACGACCAGGAACTGCGCGACGCGATGGGCGAGCGGGCCCGGGCGGCGATCGGCCGCTACGCGCCGGAGCGGGTGCTGGACCGCTGGGAGGAGCTCTTCGCCCTGCTGGAGGCGTGA
- a CDS encoding NADH-quinone oxidoreductase subunit B: MDVTHGHAHGASQGPVPLGIPDPAHPGAVEPRRLGPLARLAPDPVKVVLNWGRRYSLWCFNFGLACCAIEFIAASMAKHDFIRMGVIPFAPGPRQADLMIVSGTVTDKMAPAVKRLYEQMPEPKYVISFGACSNSGGPYWDSYSVTKGVDQIIPVDVYVPGCPPRPEALLQGILKLQEKIATESIPQRYAAPAAAFRRGLVAGPEGGQ; this comes from the coding sequence ATGGACGTGACCCACGGCCACGCGCACGGCGCCTCCCAGGGGCCCGTGCCGCTCGGCATCCCCGACCCGGCGCACCCGGGAGCCGTCGAGCCCCGGCGGCTCGGCCCGCTGGCCCGGCTCGCCCCGGACCCGGTCAAGGTGGTGCTCAACTGGGGCCGCCGCTACAGCCTCTGGTGCTTCAACTTCGGCCTCGCCTGCTGTGCGATCGAGTTCATCGCGGCCTCGATGGCCAAGCACGACTTCATCCGGATGGGTGTCATCCCGTTCGCGCCCGGCCCCCGGCAGGCCGACCTGATGATCGTCTCGGGCACCGTCACCGACAAGATGGCCCCCGCCGTCAAGCGCCTGTACGAGCAGATGCCCGAGCCCAAGTACGTCATCTCCTTCGGCGCCTGCTCCAACTCGGGCGGCCCGTACTGGGACTCCTACTCCGTCACCAAGGGCGTGGACCAGATCATCCCGGTCGACGTCTACGTGCCGGGCTGCCCGCCGCGGCCCGAGGCGCTGCTCCAGGGCATCCTCAAGCTCCAGGAGAAGATCGCCACCGAGTCGATCCCGCAGCGCTACGCCGCGCCCGCCGCCGCGTTCCGCCGCGGGCTGGTCGCCGGACCGGAGGGCGGCCAGTGA
- a CDS encoding NADH-quinone oxidoreductase subunit J family protein, which produces MTGTLLAATGSLAPATRSFLSPSGAEIVFLLVGIAVLAAAVVSVTTRQLVHAALWLVVALGGLAVEFLLLTAEFIAWAQVLIYLGSVVVLVLFGLMLTRAPIGRSPDADSGNRWAALAVALAAAGTLVTLVVDAFRSGWIELAPGAGSTRATGEYLFRHWVLPFEALSVLLLAALVGAIVLSRTGKGRVPGPRAGRLRAGKPVGRPTPTAQER; this is translated from the coding sequence ATGACCGGAACCCTGCTCGCCGCGACCGGCTCGCTCGCCCCGGCGACCCGCTCCTTCCTCTCCCCGTCCGGCGCGGAGATCGTCTTCCTGCTGGTCGGGATCGCCGTGCTGGCCGCCGCCGTGGTCTCGGTGACCACCCGGCAGCTGGTGCACGCCGCGCTCTGGCTGGTCGTCGCCCTCGGCGGCCTGGCCGTGGAGTTCCTGCTGCTGACCGCCGAGTTCATCGCCTGGGCACAGGTGCTGATCTACCTCGGCTCGGTGGTGGTGCTGGTGCTGTTCGGCCTGATGCTCACCCGTGCGCCGATCGGCCGCTCGCCCGACGCGGACTCCGGCAACCGCTGGGCGGCGCTCGCCGTCGCCCTGGCCGCCGCCGGCACCCTCGTCACCCTGGTCGTCGACGCCTTCCGGTCCGGCTGGATCGAGCTGGCGCCCGGCGCCGGCTCCACCCGGGCGACCGGCGAGTACCTCTTCCGCCACTGGGTGCTGCCCTTCGAGGCGCTGTCCGTGCTGCTGCTGGCCGCCCTGGTCGGCGCCATCGTGCTCTCCCGCACCGGCAAGGGCCGCGTCCCCGGGCCGCGGGCCGGCCGGCTCCGCGCGGGCAAGCCGGTCGGCCGCCCCACCCCGACCGCGCAGGAGCGCTGA
- a CDS encoding S1C family serine protease, with amino-acid sequence MRPKKEPTRPNPSGPRPTGPRLWLLPGAALALTGLLVSGCTSGSGSTAASGSAAASPSGSASRGASAAPSGSGTSLQDDYQRVIRNVLPSVVQITSGDSLGSGIVYDAQGDIVTNAHVVGSATNFTVTLANTTTALTATLVGTYPDSDLAVIRLGSPPAGLKPATFGKSSTVEVGQITLAMGSPLGLASSVTQGIVSATGRTVTEPGSGSSPGATIGNMVQTSAAINPGNSGGALVNLDSQVIGINTLAAVDQELNGGAAPGIGFAIPAATITSIANQLIKDGKVTNSGRAALGITARTYVNSSFQPAGAVIISVTQGSGAQAAGLQPGDVITKLGDTDVTTLNSLTTALAALAPGSQVNVTYTRNGESRTTQVTLGTLPSG; translated from the coding sequence GTGCGCCCGAAGAAGGAACCCACCCGCCCGAACCCGTCCGGGCCCCGCCCGACCGGACCCAGGCTGTGGCTGCTGCCCGGTGCGGCGCTGGCGCTGACCGGCCTGCTCGTCAGCGGCTGCACCAGCGGCAGCGGCTCCACGGCCGCCTCCGGATCGGCCGCCGCCTCGCCCTCGGGCTCAGCCTCGCGCGGCGCCTCCGCGGCTCCCTCCGGCTCCGGCACGAGCCTCCAGGACGACTACCAGCGGGTCATCCGGAACGTGCTGCCCTCGGTGGTGCAGATCACCTCGGGCGACAGCCTCGGCTCCGGCATCGTCTACGACGCCCAGGGCGACATCGTGACCAACGCCCACGTCGTCGGCTCGGCCACGAACTTCACCGTCACCCTGGCCAACACCACCACGGCCCTCACCGCCACCCTGGTCGGCACCTACCCGGACTCCGACCTCGCGGTGATCAGGCTCGGCAGCCCGCCCGCCGGACTCAAACCGGCCACCTTCGGCAAATCCTCCACCGTCGAGGTCGGCCAGATCACCCTGGCCATGGGCAGCCCGCTCGGCCTCGCCAGCAGCGTCACCCAGGGCATCGTCTCGGCCACCGGGCGGACGGTCACCGAGCCCGGCAGCGGAAGCTCCCCCGGTGCCACCATCGGCAACATGGTGCAGACCTCGGCCGCCATCAATCCGGGCAACAGCGGCGGCGCGCTCGTCAACCTCGACAGCCAGGTGATCGGGATCAACACCCTCGCCGCCGTCGACCAGGAACTGAACGGCGGCGCCGCGCCCGGGATCGGCTTCGCGATCCCGGCCGCCACCATCACCAGCATCGCCAACCAGCTGATCAAGGACGGCAAGGTCACCAACTCCGGCCGCGCCGCACTCGGCATCACCGCCCGGACGTACGTCAACAGCAGCTTCCAGCCCGCCGGCGCGGTGATCATCAGCGTCACCCAGGGCAGCGGTGCCCAGGCCGCCGGCCTCCAGCCCGGCGACGTGATCACCAAGCTCGGCGACACCGACGTCACCACGTTGAACTCGCTGACCACCGCGCTCGCAGCGCTGGCGCCGGGCAGCCAGGTCAACGTCACGTACACCCGCAACGGGGAGAGCAGGACGACGCAGGTGACCCTCGGGACCCTGCCCAGCGGCTGA
- a CDS encoding NADH-quinone oxidoreductase subunit I produces the protein MMNIPGTGLAKGLAVTLRTMTRKSVTAQYPDVQPLLPPRSRGVIALLEENCTVCMLCARECPDWCIYIDSHKETLPAADPNARARTRNVLDRFAIDFSLCMYCGICIEVCPFDALFWSPEFEYAETDILDLTHERDRLREWMWTVPAPPALDPAAEEPKEIAAARKTADKMAAAAAAEGGADA, from the coding sequence CTGATGAACATCCCAGGTACCGGCCTGGCCAAGGGCCTCGCGGTCACCCTGCGCACCATGACGAGGAAGAGCGTCACCGCGCAGTACCCCGACGTGCAGCCGCTGCTGCCGCCGCGCTCGCGCGGCGTCATCGCGCTGCTGGAGGAGAACTGCACGGTCTGCATGCTGTGCGCCCGCGAGTGCCCGGACTGGTGCATCTACATCGACTCCCACAAGGAGACGCTGCCCGCCGCCGACCCGAACGCCCGGGCCCGCACCCGCAACGTGCTCGACCGGTTCGCGATCGACTTCTCGCTCTGCATGTACTGCGGGATCTGCATCGAGGTCTGCCCGTTCGACGCGCTCTTCTGGTCGCCGGAGTTCGAGTACGCCGAGACCGACATCCTCGACCTCACCCACGAGCGGGACCGGCTGCGCGAGTGGATGTGGACGGTGCCCGCGCCGCCCGCGCTCGACCCCGCCGCCGAGGAGCCCAAGGAGATCGCGGCCGCCCGCAAGACGGCCGACAAGATGGCGGCCGCGGCCGCCGCCGAGGGTGGTGCGGACGCATGA
- a CDS encoding NADH-quinone oxidoreductase subunit A produces the protein MEGQPTAAGAAVGSGYFDAYAAVGLLAVVGVLFVAVSFTANRLLRPVVYSPEKLLAYECGVDPVGEGWAHTHIRYYVYAFLYVIFAVDAIYLFPWATVFAAAGYGAATLVEMFVFIGFLAVGLLYAWKKGVLEWT, from the coding sequence ATGGAGGGGCAGCCGACTGCTGCCGGCGCTGCCGTGGGCAGTGGCTACTTCGACGCGTACGCGGCGGTGGGCCTGCTTGCCGTCGTCGGCGTGCTGTTCGTCGCGGTGTCCTTCACCGCCAACCGGCTGCTGCGTCCGGTGGTGTACTCGCCGGAGAAGCTCCTGGCGTACGAGTGCGGGGTGGACCCGGTCGGCGAGGGGTGGGCGCACACCCACATCCGCTACTACGTCTACGCCTTCCTGTACGTGATCTTCGCGGTCGACGCGATCTACCTGTTCCCCTGGGCGACGGTCTTCGCCGCCGCCGGGTACGGGGCGGCGACGCTGGTGGAGATGTTCGTCTTCATCGGCTTCCTCGCGGTCGGACTGCTCTACGCCTGGAAGAAGGGCGTTCTGGAATGGACGTGA